The DNA window AAAATAAAACTCAGGAAATGGCTAAATTAATTGCTAAAGCAGTTGGTTTAAGAGATGATGACGGTAATGTAAGCATTAGAAAAAGTATCGGTGCTGAAGTTATCGGAATGACCGTATGCCCATGTGCACAGGAATCCGTGAGAGAATCTGATAAAAATAAATTATTGGAATTCTTAGATGAAGAAACTACTCAAAAAGTATTAGATACTGTAACTTTCGCTTCACACAACCAAAGAGGAGTGGGAACCTTACTTATAGAAGTTCCTGAAAACAATATCGTTAAAGCAGAAGATCTTATTGACATTATTGAAACTTCAATGAGTTCACCAGTATGTGAATTACTTAAAAGACCAGATGAAAATGCAACAGTTATGTCTGCACACAGAAAACCAGTATTTGTTGAAGACTGTGTCAGAAATATGATGGAAAGCATTGCTAAAAAATACTCCCATTTCCCTGATGACACATTAATTACATCACGTCAGGAAAATCATGAAAGTATTCATAGGCACAATGCATTTGCAGAAAAAGTTACCACAATGGGTGAATTAAAAGAAGAATTAAATATTGAATAGGATCTGATTTAATGAAAAAGACTTATGAAATTGCAGGACAAGTCATGGGGTTTTTTGATGCCTTTAAAGGCTCAAGACCTGCAATTGATAATGAAAGAATTTTGATTGTCAGAGGAAGGAGCAGGAAA is part of the uncultured Methanobrevibacter sp. genome and encodes:
- the mptA gene encoding GTP cyclohydrolase MptA, whose product is MAVCLPDTQDDAPSIPIKLTRVGVTGVKKLLQLERRNKRPIILLPTFDAFVDLPNDQKGVHMSRNPEAISEVLETVAEDSTVDVESLCAKIVDCMMKKHEYAKRVEISMTTDFMFMRESPVTKNKTQEMAKLIAKAVGLRDDDGNVSIRKSIGAEVIGMTVCPCAQESVRESDKNKLLEFLDEETTQKVLDTVTFASHNQRGVGTLLIEVPENNIVKAEDLIDIIETSMSSPVCELLKRPDENATVMSAHRKPVFVEDCVRNMMESIAKKYSHFPDDTLITSRQENHESIHRHNAFAEKVTTMGELKEELNIE